In the genome of Nitrospira sp. MA-1, one region contains:
- a CDS encoding response regulator, translating to MKRILLVDDHEMARKAMKLFLEHHGYACDEAEHGAAALVRLDQGPSVDLIVSDNFMPIMTGMDFLLHTKANPQFSSIPFILYSGNITDEMSQRANEAGALAVLSKPYNFLNFVTLVNKTLETP from the coding sequence ATGAAACGCATCCTCCTTGTAGATGATCATGAAATGGCCAGGAAAGCCATGAAGCTTTTTCTTGAGCACCATGGGTATGCCTGTGATGAAGCCGAGCATGGAGCCGCCGCTCTGGTCAGGTTGGATCAAGGACCGAGTGTGGATCTCATCGTTTCCGATAACTTCATGCCCATCATGACAGGGATGGACTTTCTCCTCCACACAAAAGCCAATCCTCAGTTCAGCTCCATCCCTTTTATTCTGTATTCGGGAAACATCACCGACGAAATGTCCCAACGGGCAAATGAGGCAGGAGCCCTAGCCGTGCTGAGCAAACCATACAATTTTTTAAATTTTGTAACGTTGGTCAATAAAACGCTCGAAACACCGTAA
- a CDS encoding IS3 family transposase (programmed frameshift), translating to MARRSRRNHSPAFKAKVALAAVRGDRTLAELAEHFDVHPNQIQDWKKQLIAKADHVFGSGLAETATQEQRQQQLHAKIGQLTMEKDFLAHGAWAQPMTERKAMIRTRQPLPVTRQCQLLTVPRSSAYARSQPVAAADLTFMRILDEVYLKWPFYGSRRLCAVLQQRGHGVNRKRVQRLMRQMGLRAIYPKPRTSLPGHGHKIYPYRLRGLTITRPNQAGASDICYIPMAKGFMYLTVIMDWYSRRVLAWRVSNTLETEACVEALEEALGRYRAPEIFNTDQGAQYTSEAFTAVLKSHGVTISMDGKGRWVDNVFVERLWRSVKYEDVYLQAYETPAALRMGLTHYFQFYNTERGHQALNRQTPDAVYFADPREKQAA from the exons ATGGCCCGACGATCACGACGCAATCATTCCCCGGCGTTTAAAGCGAAGGTGGCGTTAGCCGCCGTTCGGGGCGACCGGACTCTCGCCGAGTTGGCTGAGCATTTTGACGTCCATCCCAATCAGATTCAAGACTGGAAGAAACAGCTCATCGCGAAAGCCGACCATGTGTTTGGCTCCGGTCTAGCCGAAACGGCCACCCAGGAGCAGCGGCAACAACAACTTCACGCCAAGATCGGGCAGTTGACGATGGAGAAGGATTTTTTAGCACACG GCGCTTGGGCACAGCCGATGACTGAGCGCAAAGCGATGATTAGGACTCGGCAACCCCTTCCCGTCACGCGGCAGTGTCAGTTGCTGACCGTGCCACGCTCCAGTGCGTACGCACGCTCACAGCCGGTCGCAGCAGCCGACCTCACGTTCATGCGTATCCTGGATGAAGTGTATCTGAAGTGGCCCTTCTATGGCAGCCGTCGCCTGTGCGCGGTCCTCCAACAACGAGGACATGGAGTCAATCGCAAGCGGGTGCAGCGTCTGATGCGACAGATGGGCCTGCGGGCCATCTATCCAAAGCCACGGACCAGTCTTCCCGGGCACGGACACAAGATTTATCCCTACCGCCTGCGTGGCCTCACCATCACTCGGCCCAATCAGGCCGGGGCGAGCGATATCTGCTACATTCCGATGGCCAAAGGCTTTATGTATCTCACGGTAATCATGGACTGGTATTCGCGCCGGGTCTTGGCTTGGCGGGTGTCGAATACCCTAGAGACCGAGGCCTGCGTGGAGGCCTTAGAAGAAGCCCTGGGGCGCTATAGAGCCCCGGAGATCTTCAACACGGATCAGGGAGCGCAATACACCAGTGAAGCATTCACGGCCGTGCTCAAATCCCACGGCGTGACGATCAGTATGGATGGCAAAGGTCGGTGGGTCGACAATGTGTTCGTCGAACGGCTTTGGCGGAGCGTCAAGTATGAGGACGTGTATCTGCAAGCATATGAAACCCCAGCGGCTCTACGTATGGGCCTGACTCACTATTTTCAGTTCTATAACACGGAACGGGGCCATCAGGCGTTGAATCGCCAAACACCAGACGCGGTGTATTTTGCCGATCCCAGAGAGAAACAAGCAGCCTAA
- a CDS encoding RNA polymerase sigma factor, translating to MDMMQLQVAQMFDQHRQEVKRFLISRVSCEATAADLTQETFLRLSQLSDLQSIRNIRSYLFRIAANLATDHLRTQIRWKMASSEEEPLLLEKADTSSTPESVLVAKEELRIVLQAIQELSPLCREIFLLNRYEGFAHREIANRLNICMSTVEKNIARALNQCRRRLNEAAESSQKL from the coding sequence ATGGATATGATGCAATTACAGGTGGCTCAAATGTTTGATCAGCATAGGCAAGAGGTGAAGCGTTTTCTCATCAGTCGTGTCTCTTGTGAGGCGACTGCTGCGGATCTAACCCAGGAAACCTTCCTTCGCTTATCTCAATTATCAGATCTTCAGTCGATTCGTAACATTCGATCCTACCTTTTTCGGATTGCTGCCAATTTGGCGACGGATCATCTCCGAACGCAAATACGATGGAAAATGGCATCCTCCGAAGAGGAGCCTCTCCTGCTTGAGAAAGCGGATACCTCATCCACGCCGGAATCGGTTCTGGTAGCAAAAGAAGAATTGAGGATTGTCCTTCAAGCTATTCAGGAATTGTCGCCGTTGTGTCGGGAAATTTTTTTGTTGAATCGATATGAAGGTTTTGCGCATCGTGAAATCGCGAATCGGTTGAATATCTGTATGAGTACTGTCGAAAAAAATATCGCCCGTGCACTCAATCAATGCCGTCGCCGACTGAACGAGGCAGCGGAATCCTCCCAAAAGCTTTAG
- a CDS encoding FecR domain-containing protein, with protein MSDADCPDSEQERLEAEAVTWMVRLTSGETTDADRRAANLWCRKSVAHQRAMEKAFRIWNGMEGLRDSLIIPDRSGEVRGQTQRTIRHPLFPSAYFYRQDWWVWKVIVAAIAVLALSYTFQSDFLIDWRADYSTGTGEQATWEFIDGSIVQLNTHTALNIAYSQNMRRVDLLQGEAAFRVAKDPSRPFIVQADQGMIRAVGTEFFVYKLDRSVLVTVVEGVVDVSVPPGHERPSSSARLKSGQSIQFGTNSGLSEVKDVDLGIATAWQRGRLIFEAAPLTEVVEEINRYRSGHIVILNDTLREHLVSGVFDLDSLDSAVATIERTLPIASLHLTDRLIVLQ; from the coding sequence ATGTCGGACGCTGATTGCCCGGACAGCGAACAAGAGCGTCTGGAAGCCGAAGCTGTGACGTGGATGGTCCGCCTCACATCAGGGGAGACGACTGATGCAGACCGTCGTGCAGCGAATTTGTGGTGCCGGAAAAGTGTGGCGCATCAGCGAGCCATGGAGAAGGCGTTCCGAATTTGGAATGGTATGGAAGGATTGCGAGACTCACTAATCATTCCGGACAGATCTGGGGAAGTCCGCGGACAGACTCAGCGGACAATTCGGCACCCTCTTTTCCCATCAGCATATTTTTACAGGCAAGACTGGTGGGTTTGGAAAGTGATCGTCGCCGCTATTGCGGTATTGGCTCTTTCCTATACTTTTCAATCCGATTTCCTCATCGACTGGAGGGCGGATTATTCCACCGGAACGGGAGAGCAAGCCACATGGGAATTTATAGACGGCAGTATTGTCCAATTAAACACACATACTGCGTTGAATATTGCCTATTCCCAGAATATGCGGCGTGTGGATCTGCTGCAAGGAGAAGCGGCGTTTCGCGTCGCCAAGGATCCCTCACGGCCATTTATTGTGCAAGCCGACCAAGGAATGATTCGCGCGGTTGGGACTGAATTCTTCGTCTATAAGTTGGATCGCTCTGTCCTTGTGACGGTGGTAGAAGGTGTCGTCGATGTGTCGGTTCCGCCAGGGCACGAAAGGCCCAGCTCCTCCGCACGTCTGAAATCCGGTCAAAGTATTCAATTTGGGACCAACTCCGGATTGAGTGAAGTGAAAGACGTAGATTTAGGCATAGCCACAGCCTGGCAGCGTGGAAGACTTATTTTTGAGGCTGCCCCCTTGACTGAGGTGGTGGAAGAGATCAATCGTTACCGGTCCGGACACATCGTTATTCTCAACGACACCCTTCGAGAACATTTGGTCAGCGGTGTATTCGATCTTGATAGTTTAGACTCCGCTGTGGCCACGATTGAGCGGACCTTGCCTATTGCCTCGCTGCATCTCACTGATCGATTAATTGTCCTCCAATAA
- a CDS encoding TonB-dependent receptor, translating to MSKTSVGAQRQKAKEFRRKRVSGWLMGLTLVILQLLGNLTNSASAQESIRFDIPSQALNTALTAFAEQSSWQLFYSTEIAEGLQNKALSGAHEPESALKHLLSGTGLEYRITGPQIVRISKGGNSAVLPPVPLADTSVQQSSQSVNGQTSQPRTVKVPEVVVKDVRDRPYTTEDVSSASRIPVPVQEMPRSVETVTKEVIEDQKVIRMNEALRNASGTYQSSTQGGQGGTFIIRGFASDLNVFKNGFRDDSTFSSRAPRDIINLESIEVVKGPPSYLYGRSDPGGVINQITKAPLKNAFYSGEMIGGSYELYRPTVELGGPLNQSKTLTYRFNGMFESAESYREGVKSKRAFLAPVFGWDISSRTTFRLEGEYLYNKAPIDRGLVAIGDGVAPISIKSFLGDPTKKDENNSGKVTATVLHEFNDMFTWRTAYRGAWTSSRYDALESWFLVGPESDGILDLARFKLPTNVSSNYMQNEVHGKFSTGSIKHKTLFGIELGRESSSAKAYSDFGGDTTTPGGFSYINIFDTSDKQFVDIPLDEFSHTKQTNYIFGLYFGDQIDLLENLHVHGGGRFDIFEQKLTNRPNDFDPDTNKDKQTKHRFSPSVGITYQPWKPMAIYANYTESFVPQAVGSRGIDGKLFNPERGKAWEGGFKFQLFDNKLRTTMAVFQIDKTNVLTADPANGFAFSKATGKQRSRGFELDVAGTILPGWEIIANYAYTDTRVRKDVMFREGSRVSNVPYNQGSIWTTYFFQEGVVKGFGAGIGMYAQGERNGVFECEDPANCQAPFKMKGFVRMDAALYYRKPNFSQGTNLLAAVNFTNLLDQRYMTGSQNFREIVYTGAPLTVIGSLKFEFF from the coding sequence ATGTCAAAAACTAGTGTAGGAGCACAAAGACAGAAAGCAAAGGAGTTCAGGCGAAAGCGAGTGTCAGGATGGTTGATGGGGCTGACCTTAGTGATCCTCCAACTCCTGGGGAATTTGACGAACTCTGCATCCGCGCAAGAGTCAATTCGGTTCGACATTCCTTCGCAAGCTCTGAATACCGCACTGACAGCCTTTGCGGAACAAAGTTCATGGCAATTATTTTATAGCACGGAGATCGCTGAAGGCCTTCAGAACAAGGCCTTGTCGGGTGCGCATGAACCGGAATCCGCCCTGAAGCATTTACTGTCAGGTACAGGCCTCGAATATCGTATAACTGGTCCTCAGATCGTGAGGATTAGTAAAGGGGGGAATTCTGCAGTCCTGCCCCCTGTGCCTCTGGCGGATACTTCCGTACAACAATCCTCCCAAAGCGTGAATGGCCAAACATCCCAGCCAAGGACGGTCAAGGTGCCGGAGGTTGTGGTGAAGGATGTTCGTGATCGTCCGTACACCACCGAAGATGTGTCAAGTGCCTCCAGAATTCCTGTTCCCGTCCAGGAGATGCCCCGGTCGGTTGAAACGGTGACAAAGGAGGTGATTGAAGACCAGAAGGTCATTCGTATGAACGAGGCGCTTCGAAATGCGAGTGGTACCTATCAATCCAGTACACAAGGCGGTCAGGGCGGCACCTTCATAATACGGGGCTTTGCGTCCGATCTGAATGTGTTCAAGAACGGCTTTCGGGACGACAGCACATTTAGTTCGCGAGCTCCACGCGACATTATCAACCTTGAGAGCATTGAAGTGGTAAAGGGGCCGCCGTCTTATCTTTACGGGCGTTCCGATCCCGGCGGTGTGATCAATCAAATTACGAAAGCCCCTTTGAAGAACGCTTTTTATTCCGGAGAAATGATTGGCGGCAGTTATGAACTCTACCGCCCGACGGTAGAGCTCGGAGGGCCGTTGAACCAAAGTAAGACCTTGACCTATCGATTCAATGGCATGTTCGAATCGGCCGAAAGTTATCGGGAGGGGGTCAAGTCAAAACGCGCTTTTCTCGCCCCGGTATTCGGGTGGGACATCAGCTCGCGGACGACGTTCCGGCTTGAGGGTGAATATCTTTATAATAAGGCCCCTATCGATCGGGGGTTGGTGGCCATCGGTGACGGAGTTGCGCCGATCTCTATCAAGAGTTTCCTCGGAGACCCGACAAAAAAGGATGAGAATAATAGCGGTAAGGTCACCGCGACAGTTCTGCACGAATTCAATGATATGTTCACATGGCGCACTGCGTATAGAGGGGCTTGGACCAGCAGCCGATATGACGCTCTGGAGTCCTGGTTTTTGGTCGGTCCTGAAAGTGATGGAATTCTCGATCTGGCGCGATTTAAATTACCGACGAACGTTTCAAGCAACTACATGCAAAACGAAGTCCACGGCAAATTCTCAACCGGTTCGATTAAGCATAAAACCCTTTTTGGCATCGAACTGGGTCGAGAGAGTTCCTCGGCAAAAGCCTACTCGGATTTCGGTGGTGATACAACCACACCAGGAGGATTCAGCTACATTAATATCTTCGATACATCTGACAAGCAGTTCGTAGACATTCCTCTTGATGAATTCAGCCATACCAAACAAACCAACTATATTTTCGGTCTTTATTTCGGCGATCAAATCGACCTCCTGGAAAACCTCCATGTCCATGGAGGCGGCCGGTTCGATATCTTTGAACAGAAACTCACCAACCGCCCAAATGATTTTGATCCCGACACGAACAAGGATAAACAGACCAAACACAGATTCAGCCCGTCGGTGGGGATAACGTACCAGCCGTGGAAGCCCATGGCCATCTACGCCAATTACACGGAGTCCTTCGTACCCCAAGCAGTCGGATCAAGAGGCATCGACGGAAAACTTTTTAATCCCGAGCGTGGAAAAGCATGGGAAGGTGGTTTCAAATTTCAGTTGTTTGACAACAAATTGCGGACCACCATGGCGGTGTTTCAAATCGACAAAACGAATGTGTTGACGGCCGATCCGGCCAACGGATTCGCGTTTTCCAAGGCAACCGGCAAACAGCGCAGCAGAGGGTTCGAACTCGATGTGGCCGGGACGATATTGCCTGGGTGGGAGATCATTGCCAACTATGCGTATACCGATACGCGTGTCCGCAAAGATGTCATGTTTCGTGAGGGGAGTCGAGTCTCCAACGTCCCTTATAACCAAGGCAGCATATGGACAACCTACTTTTTCCAAGAAGGCGTGGTGAAGGGCTTCGGGGCCGGAATCGGTATGTATGCGCAAGGCGAACGGAATGGTGTCTTCGAATGTGAGGATCCGGCCAATTGCCAGGCGCCGTTCAAGATGAAGGGCTTTGTCAGAATGGATGCGGCATTGTATTACCGTAAGCCGAATTTTTCCCAAGGAACTAATTTGCTGGCTGCGGTGAACTTTACGAATCTTCTGGATCAACGGTACATGACCGGCAGTCAGAATTTTAGGGAAATCGTCTACACGGGTGCGCCTTTAACCGTGATTGGCTCTCTCAAATTTGAGTTTTTCTGA
- a CDS encoding DUF3325 domain-containing protein, giving the protein MDERKRADPDMDILVFLLSYAGLFTLCLAMPKHFQDMLGKPFLPSSPSLLILKIVGWLILGLSFAMAVDTAGWSFGPVRWVGYLAIGGLTLIFGLPFAPRLVLLLGILTCCGGPLAVLVFLLD; this is encoded by the coding sequence GTGGATGAACGCAAACGAGCCGATCCTGACATGGATATCCTCGTATTCCTACTCTCTTATGCCGGGTTATTTACCTTGTGCCTGGCCATGCCGAAGCATTTTCAGGACATGCTGGGCAAGCCATTTCTTCCTTCCAGCCCGTCCTTGTTAATACTAAAAATCGTAGGATGGCTGATCCTGGGACTATCATTTGCTATGGCTGTCGACACTGCGGGATGGTCATTCGGCCCGGTCCGATGGGTAGGTTATCTTGCCATCGGTGGACTCACGCTGATCTTTGGGCTTCCGTTTGCTCCCCGGCTCGTCCTGCTATTGGGTATTTTGACCTGCTGCGGCGGACCCCTCGCGGTCTTGGTTTTTTTGTTAGATTAA
- a CDS encoding PepSY-associated TM helix domain-containing protein, with the protein MKESFTQCMDWLHTWAGLLFGWLLFAIFFTGTLTVFDQEITYWMKPELHHVIPSPLNVDAAVRTLEQFAPQAERWSIELPSERTPVSTIRWSQDGTSVARMINAKTGQPITVRNTHGGEFFYRFHYQLLLDQAGTWIVGAAAMAMLAALVTGIMIHHRIFKDFFTFRPGASSHRSWLDAHNVTSVLALPFHIMITFSGLVIFWSIYMPAGLQVHYDGEMEGFWAEAESFIEPERANQPAPLVSLRDLEREARPYWQGGQTRSILVSHPGDRHALVHVNRQSTDRLSLYSDRVSFDGESGALRTVWINSKPAYMTQSVLSGLHFVQFGGATIRWLYFGMGLAASAMIATGLVLWVVKRQGRHTTTDAVGYRLVEGVNVAAIAGLLAATATFFWANRLLPADLPARELRELQIFFTAWSLCLGHALIKKLFQLRPSLRIWKTQLSVAALFFILLPVVNVITTEHHLFMTVPKGQWEVAAVDLTALIGGLGLGWTARRLDQLARTSSRPRPSHPVASGG; encoded by the coding sequence ATGAAAGAAAGCTTCACACAGTGCATGGATTGGCTCCATACCTGGGCAGGCCTGCTCTTCGGCTGGCTGTTGTTTGCAATCTTTTTCACCGGCACGCTGACGGTGTTCGATCAAGAAATCACCTATTGGATGAAACCGGAACTGCATCATGTCATCCCTTCCCCGCTTAATGTGGATGCCGCCGTGCGAACTTTGGAACAGTTTGCCCCGCAGGCCGAACGCTGGTCGATTGAGCTGCCCAGCGAACGCACACCGGTCTCCACCATTCGATGGAGCCAGGACGGTACGTCCGTTGCCAGGATGATCAATGCCAAGACAGGACAGCCCATCACTGTTCGTAACACTCATGGAGGAGAATTTTTCTATCGATTTCACTATCAACTCTTATTAGACCAGGCCGGCACTTGGATCGTGGGCGCCGCGGCCATGGCCATGCTGGCCGCCTTGGTGACCGGCATCATGATTCACCATCGCATTTTTAAGGACTTTTTTACCTTCCGCCCAGGCGCCTCGTCTCATCGGTCCTGGCTGGATGCGCACAATGTCACAAGCGTGCTGGCTCTTCCGTTTCACATCATGATTACCTTTAGCGGCCTGGTAATCTTTTGGTCGATCTACATGCCGGCAGGATTACAGGTTCATTATGATGGCGAGATGGAGGGCTTCTGGGCAGAGGCTGAATCCTTCATTGAACCGGAGAGAGCGAATCAGCCGGCTCCACTGGTTTCATTGAGAGACCTGGAACGCGAGGCCCGGCCCTATTGGCAGGGAGGTCAAACCAGGTCGATCCTGGTAAGTCATCCGGGCGATCGTCATGCCCTGGTACATGTTAATCGTCAGTCGACCGATCGCTTGAGCTTATATAGCGACCGCGTGAGTTTCGATGGGGAAAGCGGTGCACTTCGGACCGTCTGGATCAATTCCAAACCTGCGTATATGACTCAGTCGGTCCTCTCCGGATTGCACTTTGTGCAATTCGGCGGTGCCACTATACGGTGGCTGTACTTCGGCATGGGATTGGCGGCAAGCGCCATGATTGCCACAGGGTTGGTCCTGTGGGTCGTGAAGCGGCAGGGGCGTCACACTACAACCGACGCAGTGGGATATCGGCTCGTGGAAGGAGTGAACGTGGCGGCGATAGCGGGATTATTGGCGGCCACGGCGACGTTCTTTTGGGCCAATCGTCTGTTGCCTGCCGACCTTCCTGCACGTGAACTCCGGGAGTTGCAGATATTTTTCACGGCCTGGAGTCTCTGCCTGGGGCATGCCTTAATCAAAAAACTTTTCCAACTCAGGCCATCTTTGCGAATATGGAAAACACAACTGTCCGTCGCGGCCCTATTTTTCATACTGCTGCCGGTCGTGAATGTTATCACCACGGAACACCATCTGTTCATGACAGTGCCAAAAGGACAGTGGGAGGTGGCCGCGGTGGACCTCACGGCCTTGATAGGCGGATTAGGATTGGGCTGGACCGCTAGGCGTCTTGACCAACTTGCACGTACATCATCCCGTCCCAGGCCCTCCCACCCGGTCGCTTCGGGTGGATGA
- a CDS encoding DUF3649 domain-containing protein produces the protein MISKARRTKSSNTWITTSSRVAAAVFGGYALAYACTAWLSIVLPLAKSEAVLTASMMSFLIYTGAILCAFATATPMRAWVVLLIPTVLLGGMTLLIT, from the coding sequence TTGATTTCCAAAGCTCGTCGAACGAAATCATCTAACACCTGGATCACAACGTCTTCCCGGGTTGCCGCTGCAGTGTTTGGCGGATATGCGCTGGCGTATGCCTGCACGGCCTGGCTTTCCATTGTCCTGCCTTTGGCCAAATCCGAAGCTGTGCTGACTGCCAGCATGATGTCCTTCCTGATCTATACGGGAGCCATTCTCTGCGCGTTTGCGACAGCCACCCCGATGCGGGCATGGGTCGTCCTCTTGATTCCCACCGTGCTCTTGGGGGGCATGACGTTGCTGATAACGTAA
- a CDS encoding serine hydrolase, which produces MQTDLKNMLMASVNDQGVLSKESSQDLVPWWSFTKTLIAACALRLVEQGHVKLDNSLEGKPYTLRQLLQHRAGIANYGGLRAYHEAVSRGEEPLTTEELLARMNVENLRFNPGQRFMYSNIGYFYVCRLMERITGEPLSRCLHRLVFGPLNLGSARVVETREDMELSTFKTDHGYHPGWVYHGLIMGSVAEAALGLYGLLNGKLLRTHSLNEMLQCYPVGGEIPGRPWKTTGYGLGFMIGQIGREGMAQSTRAIGHSAAGSGSVGAVYHFPDTSSKRTIAVFGPFKDEGITEAAALQIAMGI; this is translated from the coding sequence TTGCAAACCGATCTAAAAAATATGCTCATGGCATCGGTTAACGATCAAGGTGTACTTTCGAAAGAGTCATCGCAGGACCTCGTTCCATGGTGGAGCTTTACAAAAACTTTAATAGCTGCCTGTGCCCTTCGCCTTGTTGAGCAAGGCCACGTCAAATTAGACAACTCGCTGGAGGGAAAACCCTATACACTTCGGCAACTGTTACAACATCGAGCCGGTATCGCAAATTATGGAGGCCTCAGGGCTTACCATGAGGCTGTCTCCAGGGGAGAAGAACCATTGACCACCGAGGAGCTGCTAGCGCGCATGAATGTGGAGAACCTTCGTTTCAATCCCGGTCAAAGATTTATGTACTCGAATATTGGGTACTTCTATGTTTGCCGGCTCATGGAAAGGATTACCGGCGAACCACTTTCCCGATGTCTCCATCGGTTGGTTTTTGGTCCTCTAAACTTAGGCTCTGCACGAGTCGTTGAAACCCGTGAGGACATGGAACTTTCGACCTTTAAGACAGACCATGGTTACCATCCCGGATGGGTGTACCATGGTTTAATTATGGGTTCTGTTGCCGAAGCCGCACTTGGCTTATATGGATTATTGAATGGAAAATTACTTCGGACCCACTCACTCAACGAGATGCTTCAATGTTATCCGGTCGGAGGTGAAATCCCGGGGCGCCCATGGAAAACGACAGGCTATGGTCTTGGATTCATGATTGGTCAGATAGGGAGGGAAGGTATGGCACAATCTACACGGGCAATCGGGCATTCCGCTGCCGGTTCAGGCAGTGTCGGTGCCGTCTATCATTTTCCCGATACTTCTTCGAAAAGGACGATAGCGGTTTTTGGCCCTTTCAAAGATGAAGGGATCACTGAGGCAGCTGCATTACAAATTGCAATGGGAATTTAG
- a CDS encoding efflux RND transporter periplasmic adaptor subunit has product MTRILLPIGVLSMGLLTAFLLLTNRSQPEAESLQPEPPRVEVIEVQPQSVRVTVTSQGVAMPRTEIDLVTEVAGKVIHVHPAFAAGGSFYRGDVLVAVDPRDYQFARIEAQSRLAEAQRLLAQEEAQVEQALKEWQVLGKGEATALALRTPQLREIRAKVAAAKADGAKAKLQQIRCVLRAPFDGRIRAKHVDMGQYIVPGEKVARLYATDSLEVRLPVSMEQLAFIDIPWISEKNGSTHTAPSVTLHTTIGGIMGRWVGYIIRTEGALEPSSGQLSLVARVSEPKSDQHHRRPLLPGTFLQAEIEGREYHQVFVLPPAVLNTRTEQVLIVDDTNRLKLQPLDVLKSETDRLVVRGGLQAGDQVVVSGIDVPIEGMQVTIAPPSPIVAPIP; this is encoded by the coding sequence ATGACGCGAATACTGCTGCCCATCGGCGTGCTATCGATGGGATTACTCACTGCTTTCCTCCTCCTGACCAATCGCTCACAGCCGGAGGCGGAAAGTCTCCAGCCGGAGCCGCCACGTGTTGAGGTCATTGAGGTCCAACCTCAAAGCGTGCGTGTGACCGTGACCTCGCAAGGAGTGGCGATGCCACGCACAGAGATTGATCTGGTCACAGAGGTCGCTGGCAAGGTGATTCACGTCCATCCCGCCTTCGCCGCCGGCGGATCTTTTTATCGTGGAGACGTCCTCGTGGCGGTGGATCCCCGGGATTATCAATTCGCGCGGATTGAAGCCCAAAGCCGACTCGCGGAAGCCCAACGGCTTTTGGCCCAGGAGGAGGCGCAAGTCGAACAAGCACTCAAAGAATGGCAGGTGCTTGGTAAGGGTGAAGCAACCGCGTTGGCGTTGCGCACACCACAACTACGGGAAATACGTGCAAAAGTGGCTGCAGCCAAAGCGGATGGGGCAAAGGCCAAACTTCAGCAGATCCGCTGCGTGCTACGCGCACCGTTCGATGGACGAATTCGGGCTAAGCATGTAGACATGGGCCAATACATCGTTCCAGGAGAAAAAGTCGCCCGCCTTTATGCCACTGACAGCCTGGAAGTGCGTCTCCCCGTATCCATGGAACAATTAGCATTTATAGACATCCCATGGATTTCGGAAAAGAACGGATCAACCCATACGGCACCTTCCGTAACCCTGCACACCACCATCGGCGGAATCATGGGTCGTTGGGTTGGATACATCATCCGAACCGAAGGCGCATTAGAACCAAGCTCCGGGCAGCTTTCCCTTGTCGCACGCGTCTCGGAACCGAAGTCCGATCAACACCATCGGCGACCGTTATTACCGGGAACATTCCTACAGGCGGAGATCGAAGGCCGGGAATATCACCAGGTCTTTGTCCTACCACCCGCCGTTCTCAACACCAGGACGGAGCAAGTCCTGATCGTGGATGACACTAACCGGCTCAAGCTTCAACCGTTGGATGTATTGAAATCTGAAACCGATCGTCTTGTCGTCCGCGGAGGGTTGCAGGCCGGGGACCAGGTCGTCGTGTCCGGTATAGACGTTCCGATAGAAGGCATGCAGGTCACAATCGCCCCCCCTTCGCCAATTGTTGCACCCATCCCCTGA